From the genome of Pelosinus fermentans DSM 17108:
TCCACTCATTGATGAGGATGGTAAATATGCCGGGACAATTACTGAAGGGGATTTACTATGGAAAATGAAAAACACACCAGGCTTAACCTTTGCTGATACAGAGCGGGTTATGATAAACGAAATTCCTTGGCGGATAATCAATAACCCAGTGCGTGTAAATGCTCAAATAGAAGGACTGCTCTCCTTAGCCATCGTACAAAATTTTGTTCCAGTGGTGGATGACA
Proteins encoded in this window:
- a CDS encoding CBS domain-containing protein is translated as MNIAFFLIPKNEVVHLPVNSTMRQALEKMEYHRYSAVPLIDEDGKYAGTITEGDLLWKMKNTPGLTFADTERVMINEIPWRIINNPVRVNAQIEGLLSLAIVQNFVPVVDDSGIFIGIIRRREIIEHYAKKCSRNVDTI